In Plasmodium gaboni strain SY75 chromosome 14, whole genome shotgun sequence, one genomic interval encodes:
- a CDS encoding hypothetical protein (conserved Plasmodium protein, unknown function): MEKKKYSGFSSSSTSSIKENLNFNKSYLDISSYNKSPYTKQNSINNTNEVFEFFTSITNNQKDLNKKYEQLFSLIKKFGKEIKYLLSKNDEHNKILVDTNEHIKKVKTKLGDSSYKHYENNEIDTLEDKHNIDLIAKIIFHLFEQLTYYNKNTNECNKKIDELRKNLGNKDDYNKLERKLTITSDELKKEMISNMSSIKENEDLKMKIKEDRNMFRKDINMMHHEFLYFISKFLLKNKKKKIQKDCFLFWLIRIKNKKEARKKIIKSLCKKQEELLNFSIKKLKSNSYEKDVISKIMSLINKYIYDPNKFNNNSFYQNSVNIRNDKNFGLPSEYVSGNINNNNNNMEKKKLSHLNYNYPLNNDYNYNMSKDKNENINENINENINENVNENINENVNNYVNNDNNIYNDNSLSNYNDISTNHILNNKNDSNHDNSINKNNYYMSNNNYTDYNNNISNNIKSGNHKNSHINDSNISNYDRLNYPSNEYSHYSRSKRSESQQNYENMGSKKNSNSNNNNNNNNNTYNSNIYNNNSNNFNEPMTKNNLLNIFDSSIDNLSKKRDTRKFSDDTNIDNKYNTQHSTYIPDKVERNFDIENMYNKFLEEIKEKADKKNVDLLHQTIKKLNNKINDIRNTLEMQKKINKELGKRIPSEKSSINYNKNYTPNKQAETEYINSVEENNESINVLSERTLSEYLLNKNTSQKPSSNNYYSNKKQNDRKKQEDSNKNNEYYNKKKKSDIVLQPKKTYDYVDNKWDTNNNKYYRNNSMDTYHTDNSTLYNKRDYKKYDERKNEQDNKKYSNNDKKINNVNDYNQKYEKKKYDSEYEKKYDKAYEKKYDGPYEKKYDGPYEKKYDSSYEKKYDSAYLKKYDSLYEKKYDDPYEKKYDSAYEKKYDSAYEKKKYDSEYEKKYDRAYEKKYDGPYEKKYDSSYEKKYDSAYLKKYDSLYEKKYDDPYEKKYDSTYEKKNDHRYVKKYENNNINTYDSNKNYEKNYNNCNNKKYRKQFNDSNLDDSPSDIKLILRTGGGFRKLSEHDQKHYLQKLNYLNDNNLLGYETNLNIKIKGHPFIQNIPNNNQQASKKEKRHRSLSKFYNMH; encoded by the exons attttaataaatcataCTTAGACATAAGTAGCTATAATAAATCTCCTTATACTAAACAGAATTCAATTAATAACACGAATGAAGTATTTGAATTCTTTACTAGTATAACAAATAATCAAAAAGatttaaacaaaaaatatgaacaattattttcattaatCAAAAAATTCGGTAAGgaaattaaatatttactAAGCAAAAATGACgaacataataaaatattagtTGATACaaatgaacatataaaaaaggtCAAGACAAAATTAGGAGATTCTTCCTACAAAcattatgaaaataatg AAATAGACACTTTAGAAGACAAACATAATATTGATCTTATAgcaaaaataatattccACCTATTTGAACAGCTcacatattataataaaaatactAACGAATgcaataaaaaaattgacGAATTGAGAAAAAATTTAGGAAATAAAGATGATTATAACAAACTTGAAAGAAAGTTAACAATTACAAGTGATGAActtaaaaaagaaatgatAAGCAATATGAGTTCAATAAAAGAAAACGAagatttaaaaatgaaaattaaAGAAGATAGAAATATGTTTAgaaaagatataaatatgatgCATCATgaatttctttattttatttcaaaatttttattaaaaaataaaaagaaaaaaatacaaaagGATTGTTTTCTCTTTTGGCTAATTAggataaaaaataaaaaagaagcaagaaagaaaattattaaatcTCTTTGTAAAAAGCAagaagaattattaaacttttctattaaaaaattaaaaagtaATTCTTATGAGAAAGATGTAATATCTAAAATTATGtctttaataaataaatatatatatgatccaaacaaatttaataataatagtttttatcaaaatagtgtcaatataagaaatgataaaaatttcGGTCTTCCTTCAGAATATGTTAGTGGTAacattaataataataataataatatggaaaagaaaaaattgTCTCACTTAAATTACAATTATCCTCtaaataatgattataattaCAATATGAGCAAAGacaaaaatgaaaatataaatgaaaatataaatgaaaatataaatgaaaatgtaaatgaaaatataaatgaaaatgtaaataaCTATGTgaataatgataataatatatacaatgATAATAGCCTAAGTAATTATAATGACATTAGTACTAATCATATtctaaataataaaaatgatagTAATCATGATAAtagtataaataaaaataattattatatgagcaataataattatacaGACTATAACAACAACAttagtaataatattaaaagtggcaatcataaaaatagtCATATTAATGATAGTAATATTAGTAATTATGATAGGTTAAATTATCCTAGTAATGAATATAGCCATTATTCAAGGTCCAAGAGAAGTGAATCACAAcaaaattatgaaaatatgggtagcaaaaaaaatagtaatagtaataataataataataataataataatacatataatagtaatatatataataataatagtaataatttCAATGAACCCATGACAAAAAATAACCTACTTAATATTTTCGACTCCTCAATAGATAACCTTTCCAAAAAAAGAGACACCAGAAAATTTTCTGATGATACAAACATTgacaataaatataatacacAACATTCAACTTATATTCCTGATAAGGTTGAAAGAAATTTCGATATTgaaaatatgtataataaatttctagaagaaataaaagaaaaagcagataaaaaaaatgttgaTTTATTACATCaaacaataaaaaagttaaataataaaattaatgaCATTAGAAATACACTAGAAATGcaaaagaaaataaacAAAGAATTAGGAAAACGAATTCCATCTGAAAAATCATcaataaattataataaaaactACACACCTAATAAACAAGCTGAAACAGAATATATCAATTCGgttgaagaaaataatgaatcTATTAATGTTTTATCAGAAAGAACATTAAGCGAATATctattaaataaaaacacCTCACAAAAACCAAGttcaaataattattattctaataaaaaacaaaatgatagaaaaaaacaagaagattcaaataaaaataatgaatattataataagaagaaaaaatcAGATATCGTGCTACAACCAAAAAAAACATACGATTATGTAGATAATAAGTGGgatacaaataataataaatattatagaaataatTCGATGGATACTTATCATACTGATAATAGTACTCTCTACAACAAAAGagattataaaaaatatgatgaaaGGAAAAATGAACAAGACAACAAGAAATATAGTAAcaatgataaaaaaattaataatgtaaatgattataatcaaaaatatgaaaaaaaaaaatatgacagtgaatatgaaaaaaaatatgacaaagcatatgaaaaaaaatatgatggcccatatgaaaaaaaatatgatggcccatatgaaaaaaaatatgacagttcatatgaaaaaaaatatgacAGTGCATatctaaaaaaatatgatagtttatatgaaaaaaaatatgatgaCCCATACGAAAAAAAATACGATAGTgcatatgaaaaaaaatacgATAGTgcatatgaaaaaaaaaaatatgacagtgaatatgaaaaaaaatatgacagagcatatgaaaaaaaatatgatggcccatatgaaaaaaaatatgacagttcatatgaaaaaaaatatgacAGTGCATatctaaaaaaatatgatagtttatatgaaaaaaaatatgatgaCCCATACGAAAAAAAATACGATAGCACATACGAAAAGAAGAATGATCATAGATATGtcaaaaaatatgaaaataataatataaatacctatgatagtaataaaaattatgagAAAAACTataataattgtaataataaaaaatatagaaaacAATTCAATGATAGCAATCTTGATGACTCTCCATCTGATATTAAACTTATTTTAAGAACAGGAGGAGGATTCCGGAAATTAAGTGAACATGATCAAAAGCattatttacaaaaattaaattatttaaatgataataatttattagGTTATGAAacaaatttaaatattaaaattaaaggACATCCATTCATACAAAATATAcctaataataatcaacAAGCATCCAAAAAGGAGAAAAGACACAGATCACTTTCgaaattttataatatgcATTAA